One genomic segment of Bradyrhizobium diazoefficiens includes these proteins:
- a CDS encoding Rrf2 family transcriptional regulator, whose protein sequence is MKRDSRLSGVLHVLLHMAQQPGPFTSETLAKAMDTNPVVIRRIMAGLRDLGYVRSEKGHGGGWSLACDLSRVTLRDVYAALGSPSLLAMGNRTEAPGCLVEQAVNAALDQAFGDAETLLLSRFGEVTLAMLSDDLRKRLGSRKHQGMSAHP, encoded by the coding sequence ATGAAACGAGACAGCCGCCTGTCGGGCGTGCTCCACGTGCTCCTGCACATGGCGCAGCAGCCCGGGCCCTTCACATCCGAGACTCTGGCGAAAGCCATGGACACCAATCCGGTGGTGATCCGCCGCATCATGGCGGGGCTGCGGGACCTCGGCTATGTCCGCTCCGAGAAGGGGCATGGCGGCGGCTGGTCGCTGGCTTGCGATCTTTCGAGAGTGACACTGCGCGACGTCTACGCCGCGCTCGGCAGTCCCTCGCTTCTCGCGATGGGCAATCGGACGGAGGCGCCCGGCTGCCTTGTCGAGCAGGCCGTCAATGCCGCGCTCGATCAGGCTTTTGGCGATGCCGAGACGCTGCTGCTGTCGCGCTTTGGCGAGGTGACGCTGGCGATGCTGAGCGACGATCTGCGCAAGCGCCTCGGGTCGCGGAAGCATCAGGGCATGAGCGCGCATCCGTGA